The Cervus canadensis isolate Bull #8, Minnesota chromosome X, ASM1932006v1, whole genome shotgun sequence genome contains a region encoding:
- the LOC122435529 gene encoding uncharacterized protein C1orf53-like gives MVAWRVLAFTLGSPRPTTQPPPDRAACRRRCVPLCSAAREEGSGPGPDLQGGPEEAARYLASQELTVAEWRMEELHAAACAAGQVNYVDPATGYMVLIQLAHLQRGQCCGSACRHCPYGQIDVKDPSKKKQFNSYFYV, from the coding sequence ATGGTGGCCTGGAGGGTCCTGGCGTTCACGCTCGGGAGTCCACGGCCCACCACCCAGCCGCCCCCTGACAGAGCAGCCTGCCGACGGCGCTGCGTCCCCCTCTGCTCGGCTGCGCGGGAAGAAGGCAGTGGCCCTGGGCCCGACTTACAGGGCGGGCCGGAGGAAGCGGCCAGGTACCTGGCGAGCCAAGAGTTAACGGTGGCAGAGTGGAGGATGGAGGAGCTACACGCGGCCGCCTGCGCGGCTGGCCAGGTAAACTACGTGGACCCAGCTACTGGCTACATGGTGTTAATCCAGCTGGCCCACTTGCAGAGAGGCCAGTGCTGCGGCTCAGCCTGTAGACACTGTCCATATGGTCAAATCGATGTTAAAGACCCATCCAAAAAGAAGCAGttcaattcatatttttatgtgtga